The genomic region GAGGCTGGTAGCAGCGTCTCTTTGGAGTGTAGACTAGCCACTGATGAAACTTGAAAGTAGTTAGGCTCTGTTTGAGACAATTAATTAAAAAGGTAGTTGAAATTTGAAAAGGTAGCCCAAAACTGAAAAGTTAAATGAAATATGAAAAGATAACTGATAAGgcagctgaaaattaggagctgataaggtaactgattagataaaaatgtgtttggcaaactagctgaaaagatagctgattttggtaaaatgacgtaaaagaatatgataattatttaatattatagattaaAGGGTAAAAAAATGGAAGATAAGTCATTTCAGTTATCTGATTTCTCAAATGTTACCTGaagtagcatttcatttcaggtagatTATTTGATCAAATAAGTtagggaaaatgcacgcggtgacCTTGAACTTTCgatttttgcccgaaatacccaaatttttgtTCCGGAAACTTAAAGAGGTTATAACCCGTGTctacgagttcagaaagtgataattttttttttcaaatcgattatctttccgagaactacgatttgaaaaaaaattgtcgtatttggatcccgtagctaggagtttttgtacgtcaaagttttatttaccgaacaaactttgagtgaccatctCTCTCTGTCACGAATTCCAAacgcgacaatttttttttcaagtcgtagacctcgaaaagataatcaatttgaaaaaaaagtcgtcactttctgagctcgtaaacacgagttatagcctctttaagttttccggaacaaaaaattgggtatttcgggcaaaagtcgaaagttcaagggcaccgcgtgcattttccgaATAAGTTACTTACCAAACACTTGCAAGAAAATCAGGTATctaaaattttggtcaaataagttaaCTAAAGTGTCTTGGCAAACAAAGCCTTAATGTAAAACTTTATTATACTTTTGGTTAAAATTAGCGTTGTTAAAACTACAtggatataaatataaatattagtCATCTCattgttatatttattacctCCTACTAGAGGTGGACTTTGGTGAGGATCAGCCCGACCCAGATTAGCCCGGCCCGCCCAATCTAGTCCAGATTTCCTCAGCCAGCCAGCTTGCACCTATACCCAGGCCGGTACCGGGCTCCCTCTACCCCAGCCCACACCACCCAGCTCGCCTGGCCCACCCTTTTTCTTAGCCCATTTCCCCCAACCGGACCGGTTTACGGCCATAATTTTCCCAGCCCGGCCTGCCCCAGCCTGCACACTCTCAGCCCGTTTTGTGGGCTCGAGCTCCCTCTCCACCAGCCCGGCCTGGCCCGCACCGACCCGGCCCAATGTCCAGCTCTACCTCCTACGTTTCaattattttttttacttttttactCCGtgtgaataaattaattaaaaataaacaattctCTATTATCTGTTAATCTTGATTACTCCGTACTCTCTTAGCTATATGTTGagacttttttttgttttataaatAATTATTCCGTACACTCTTAGCTTTATGCTCAATTATCTGTTTCTCTTgattaaaataccttttataaataaaatgaaagatacagagtaaataaataattgaaataaaCGGAGTATGTTTTTACATCACCATATACATATTCACAAATTCGTGAATACCCGGAAGGCCGGAACACATGAGGAATTCCACAACCCACGAACCTAGCAAGAAAGTAAagcaagaaaaaggaagaaaaattgaCATTCCATATTATTTTAACACATGCATGATGCGTATTTATCTCGCACCATTAAAATATGAAAGAATGATTATTTTCTAATATATACACTACGTAAAAAAGTCATAGATACTTATGCGATGGTTGAAATATTAATTTTTAAAAGTCTAATAAATTTGTTATCGGAGAATCATATAGAGTGACCAGAAGAGTAAGGAAATTCGATATCGCCCTCTTACAAATCTTACATTCACTTGTATAAATAATCCCACATCCCATAGATGAAATGGGATACTAAAATTCAGTATTACTACCTGAGTACCTGGTAATGTCCATTTTGGCTTTATTTTTTGGATTAAATTGAACTTTTCAGAACTGAAGATAGGTTTTGAACTGAATTTAAGTATGATTTCAATTGAACTTTTTTGAACTTATCCAATAAAAATTGCACGGTATTTGTAACCAAAAATTTTCTAAACTAAACTTTTTTGAGGGCGATGATGGTGCTTTCACCCCTTCATTGTAACTTAACGGTTGTAAGTAAGACTAATTGAAATTTATAGGGATCTGAACTTTTTGGAAAGTGAATATGAATTGGACCGAACTTTCTGAACATATAAAATTTTAACTTTTTTAAACTAAACATATAAAATCTTAAGTAAAATTTAAAATAGTGACTTTAAATCCAAAATAACATATCCGAATCATTTTCTTCTTATTACCAAGAGTAATCCAACCAACTCTCTTCAAGACTTCAACCACATCTCAATTTTCATATTTGGCcctattaaaaaaataaaaaaaaaatagataaatGATCACACTTTCTTAGAATTTTCATGCATGTTGAACTAAAAGTGATGTGAACGTCGTTGCGGCCTATTTTATTGAATTTTCTAATCACCAAACCCTCAACTATTTTGTACTTATATATACCCTCGTTATACTCTACCTTCTTATCAACAAAACATCATATTTTTATATACAAACTAAAATTCCTTAGTACTCTATACCATAATAGTGAGGCAAGAAACACCATGAGCAACAAAACAACCCTAGTTTTTAAGGTGACTAGGCAAACGCCAGAGTTAATAACTCCGGCTGCGCCAACTCGTTACGAGTTCAAAGAGTTATCAGACATCGATGACCAACCTGGCCTCTGGATGCGCGTACCTGGCATCCAGTTTTACAGGTCTGCGCCAAGTATGCTTGGCGCAGACCCTGCCAGAGTGATCAAGGAGGCTGTAAGCAAAGCCTTAGTACCGTTTTACCCGTTAGCCGGGCGGCTAAGGAAGAAAGAGGGGAATAAGTTGGTGGTAGAGTGTAACGCCGAAGGGGTTATGTTTACGGAGGCGGATGCGGAGGTTAGTTTAGATGAGTTTAGTGAAGCTCAACTTCATCCTCCTATTCCTTGTATTGATGAACTCCTTTATGATGAACTTGATGGTTATGATGGGATTCTTAACTCCCCTTTGGTTCTCATTCAGGTATTACTCTCTTCATTACGATCATTTATTTAATTTACCCTAAATATCTCAATCTAAACTGAACGGTTTTACATGAGACTCTCTACGAACTAAACTGTGGATTTATCACTAACTATTTTTGATTTTCTTATCAGGTAACTAGGCTTAAATGTGGAGGGTTCATATTGACACACAAAATAAATCATGTGATGGCAGACGGGTCAGGTCTAGCTCAATTCTTAAATGCAGTCGGAGAGTTGGCTCGTGGAGCCCAATTTTTATCAATCTACCCGATTTGGAAACGCGACATGATCCGTGCTCGAGATCCACCACAAATCACTTGTGAGCACCCAGAGTTTGATCAAATTCCCGATATACCATTTAGTGATGATTTGGTTCATAAGGCGTTCTTCTTTGGTATGTCTTTCATCTAGCTAATACGCCTTAGCCTTACACATCTATTTATTCTATCCATTTACTattttaaatgttaaatttttgaaacttttaaccattaataaaatataaaatgtacAAATTTTCTTCCTATTTTTATCTAGTTGACTTGTTGACTTTCTATTTTTTGTTGGTGAAGTCAAAGTATATATTTTATAGACTTCCTAATTTTTGTAGTTGACTAACttgcttttttttttgtcaagTCAAAGTATGGACACTATTTCACAATTTTTCACATGGGACAATTTTCCCGTATAAAATCACTTTTGATCCCTAACATTATTTATAtatgtacaattttttttttgtccgGTAATGAATCCGTTTACATAATATTAATTTCGTCGCAACGAATTAATTTGGACGATTATAGATCTATTCTTAACGTACTCATCTGTTGTTTTTCACAGGCGCAAATGAGATTGCAGCTCTACGTCGCTCGCTTCCAGCCCACCAAAAATCCTCCTCAACATTCGAAATTTTGACCGCCGTAATCTGGCGGAGCCGCACCATAGCGTTACGGATTTGTCCTGACGAGGAAGTTCGGCTACGACTCTACATGAATACTCGACACAAATACAAGAACCCGCCCCTACCTGCCGGGTTCTACGGTAATGGTATCGCCACACCCGTAACTATATCAAACGCCGGCTTGCTGACCCGAAACCCTATTGGTTACGCCGTTGACCAAGTTAAATTGGTTAAAAATAAAGTCAACGAGGAGTACGTCAAGTCAGTCGCTGACTTTTTAGTGGTTAACGATAAACCCCGAACCACTAGGTCCCACACATTTACCGTGTCCGACGTCAGCAAGCTTAAGCTTGACAGCTTCGACTTCGGGTGGGGACCGCCCGTACAAGGCGGCCCCGCAAGAGGGTTTATGGGTGGGCCCACCCCAGGATATGGGAGCTTTTATTTGGCTTCTAAAAATAGTAAGGGCGAAAGTGGAATTTTGGTGCCGATTTATTTACCGGCTTTGGCTATGGATAGGTTTGAAAAGGAGATAAACGGGTACTTGAATGATACGGCTTTGGGGCACCCGATTTATAGTCCGAGATCGTATGAGAAGAATGGTGTTACGTTGAGTTATGGTGTTGGGGTTAAAGCCTAAAGGGGGTACGTACTTGTTAttgcatgcatgcatgcatgatTTAACTTTTAAGGTTAATACTGTTAAACCATGCAAACGGGTCTGGACTTGATTGAGATTAAGAATAAGATAAATATTATTTCCAGTAATTTAATTTTGTTGTAAGGTCCGTGGTTTAACTAATTTGCGTGATGTGTAATTACTATATAAGGAATTTCACCGTGTAAAATATTATTGACAATCATTTGAGAGAATTATTACAAGTTTACCACTTACAAGTGTTATTGTTTGTTACTCGAAATATTTTGCAATTTTATATGTTCATATAGTGTAATCACAATTGTGAAGCTTGTTAAGGGTGTCATGGAATGAATTTGCGAGACCATGTTCCAAAATTGATTTTGGGTCCGAAATAATGcgaataaaaacaaataaataatacAGAGTATGTGGTACATACCGTTGTAGAAAGAGCAACGAATTTGTTTTTAACACCCAATATCAATAAGGAGCTACATTACTTGAACAAGTTAGTATATAATTGCTCCTTGTCAAATATTGTTGGGAAATTAGCGTCAATCTACCACGCACAATGGAAGTAATTAATCAACAAGTAAatcgtaaaattaaataaatgtaagcaataaTAAGATGAGACAATACTTACGGTTAAACCCAGGGCAAAACTTTACAAACCGGAAGTAAAACCTACTAGTCAAATAGACTAAAATccaatataataatatataataataccagtacaacgtaaccgtTCCAAATAAATATAAATTCGGAACCCTCAATTATAGAGTATAAGATAACGTCTAAAACTTCGCTagtaatattagtacgtaaatgcCACTGATATCACCTctagagtaacctcctaaattattATATTATAATGTCGTTATACTGTCTCTCACTCTCAAATTCCGACTGTATTTTATTTACCCAGTCACCTTATTTGATTATATTTGTATGTTATTTTTCAAATGAAATTTATGGAACAAATTCCATGTACTAACATCTTCATAAAGATATTAGATCCCTTTATCCATAGCTAATAGGCTAATCCAATGaaccaaatatatatatatatatatatatatatatatatatatatatatatatatatatatatatatagagaggagttcaaatgagtccacctaaaatggtgagtccactaagtcctaatcctagccattgatcaactaagatggatggttgagattttaaaattttaagatgaaaactttaatgttttataaatgaaactttaatttatgattgtaactttaattctttataaTTACAACTTTAAAGTTTaaggttattttgtaaataaaaatttaaatttatgttataaaattttattttaaatatataaaattgatttttgagtgtaactttaatgttttgcgggt from Silene latifolia isolate original U9 population chromosome 3, ASM4854445v1, whole genome shotgun sequence harbors:
- the LOC141648495 gene encoding benzyl alcohol O-benzoyltransferase-like, which encodes MSNKTTLVFKVTRQTPELITPAAPTRYEFKELSDIDDQPGLWMRVPGIQFYRSAPSMLGADPARVIKEAVSKALVPFYPLAGRLRKKEGNKLVVECNAEGVMFTEADAEVSLDEFSEAQLHPPIPCIDELLYDELDGYDGILNSPLVLIQVTRLKCGGFILTHKINHVMADGSGLAQFLNAVGELARGAQFLSIYPIWKRDMIRARDPPQITCEHPEFDQIPDIPFSDDLVHKAFFFGANEIAALRRSLPAHQKSSSTFEILTAVIWRSRTIALRICPDEEVRLRLYMNTRHKYKNPPLPAGFYGNGIATPVTISNAGLLTRNPIGYAVDQVKLVKNKVNEEYVKSVADFLVVNDKPRTTRSHTFTVSDVSKLKLDSFDFGWGPPVQGGPARGFMGGPTPGYGSFYLASKNSKGESGILVPIYLPALAMDRFEKEINGYLNDTALGHPIYSPRSYEKNGVTLSYGVGVKA